The Elaeis guineensis isolate ETL-2024a chromosome 14, EG11, whole genome shotgun sequence genome has a segment encoding these proteins:
- the LOC140853680 gene encoding putative disease resistance protein RGA4, translating into MADVLLSALLPVVMKKATDRLLQQFGVIWGMEEKLETLERTLLAIQSILGDAENRQAKDPAVKRWLAALKDAAYEADDILDEFNVEAMRRKTQIQIDMSKKVRSFFSLHNPVWFRFKMGQKLKEIVQKIDEIAAERIRFGFTVTTQPQNRDRPQTHSYIDESNVIGRDEDKEKIVKLLLDHDRNQKVAVLPIVGIGGLGKTTLAQFVYRDKRVEKHFQLLIWVCVSDDLDVANHIQKKKEYDVAKVARKIITSATGDECNLETMELLQRRLREVVSGKRYLLVLDDVWNEDQAKWDELKTLLATGGEGSRIIVTARNEQVSSIMGTLDAYRLKVLTEDDSWTLFRKRAFEEGAEEHQSLVSIGKEIVKKCGGLPLAVKALGSLMHSKSQEKEWLSVRDSEIWDMQVSEDGILPALRLSYGHLPSHLKQCFAFCAIFPKDYEMEKDLLIQLWMANGFIPSGGRKELEDKGHEIFNELASRSFFQDIKEVEGHAGFYGFFVCSREVYYITTCKMHDLTHDLAKSITGNECLNIVEPAMLEDVSRKTRHLGTSGHLTWNIHRTLNTSPNIRTLLSSLSTTRSNRTIVTADSSKPRSLRALALDDYKIRRLPISIGFLKHLRYLDLSCTGIEALPDATTTLLNLQTLKLSNCDELRKLPEDMRNMSNLRHLYIDGCDNLKQLPAGIGQLSSLRTLTKYIVGNDAGRRIGELNSLDLGGFLELYNLRNVRDAADAKEANLSSKHNLRSLILCWDMIAWDDSCYRSSAPDVCKDVLHVRNAEEVLEALRPHDGLKLLAIWRYGGDRFPTWMMDSLLLQNLIEIHLGACAGCDHLPPLWQLPVLKFLYLIKMGSVRHLCSSTIYGNASNGTLQAFPSLERLVLHTMQSLKEWSEDEKTVEVMLVFPHLAELKIINCPNLMTIPKLPSLKSLSMKGTNKQLGLVHSLTALSSLEIEVDKTSNGTESPPLAQEKKMFFRDFRSLENLTITASEDLAPLLEEEEMEGLSSSLHHLEVGRCNWLFSSSQQASSPLGFWKNLTSLQSLDIHHCDDLVYWPEEEFRGLNSLKSLTIWYCNKLVGPLSSSSSGDGELLPNLEELNVCRCDVLLELPKLPATLRELLVQHCPKFNSMTEGLRHSTALNRIYITDCPSLRSLPEGIEQLTALKYLVICRCSNLSYLPQGMQGLTALKGLNIGECPRLSSLPEGLQQRLPGLQRLRIEGCPNLERQYAKGGRYWDLISRIPVTGTLSESRSNFSTFPPSFSCF; encoded by the coding sequence ATGGCTGATGTGCTTCTCTCAGCCTTGCTACCGGTGGTGATGAAGAAGGCAACCGACCGTCTTCTCCAACAGTTTGGAGTGAtatggggcatggaagagaagcTAGAAACGCTGGAAAGAACACTATTGGCAATCCAGTCCATACTTGGGGATGCAGAGAATCGGCAAGCCAAGGATCCAGCTGTGAAGAGGTGGTTGGCAGCGCTGAAGGATGCAGCCTACGAAGCAGACGACATACTGGATGAGTTCAATGTGGAAGCAATGCGGCGGAAGACACAGATTCAGATCGATATGTCAAAAAAGGTGCGCAGCTTCTTTTCTCTTCACAATCCAGTTTGGTTTCGCTTTAAGATGGGGcaaaagttgaaagaaattgtccaGAAAATAGATGAAATCGCAGCTGAGAGAATTAGATTTGGTTTCACGGTCACAACCCAACCACAAAACAGGGATAGGCCACAAACCCATTCCTATATTGATGAGTCAAATGTCATTGGTAGGGacgaagataaagaaaaaatagtGAAGTTGTTACTGGATCATGATCGCAACCAGAAGGTTGCCGTCCTCCCCATAGTTGGTATAGGGGGTCTGGGTAAGACCACACTGGCCCAATTCGTTTACAGAGATAAGAGGGTAGAGAAGCATTTCCAACTGCTCATATGGGTCTGTGTGTCGGATGATCTCGATGTTGCAaatcacattcaaaaaaaaaaagagtacgaTGTTGCAAAAGTTGCTCGAAAAATAATTACTTCAGCCACAGGGGATGAGTGCAATCTAGAAACCATGGAGTTGTTACAACGCCGTCTTCGAGAAGTTGTGAGTGGGAAAAGGTATTTACTTGTATTAGATGACGTTTGGAACGAGGATCAGGCAAAGTGGGATGAGTTAAAAACTTTACTAGCAACTGGTGGAGAAGGGAGCAGGATCATTGTGACCGCACGAAATGAGCAGGTATCGTCGATAATGGGCACACTCGATGCGTATCGTTTAAAAGTTTTGACTGAGGATGATTCTTGGACATTGTTTAGGAAGAGAGCATTTGAAGAGGGAGCAGAGGAGCATCAAAGTCTGGTAAGCATCGGCAAGGAGATTGTCAAGAAATGTGGTGGGTTGCCTCTAGCAGTGAAGGCATTGGGGAGCTTAATGCATTCCAAGAGTCAGGAAAAGGAATGGTTGTCTGTGAGGGACAGCGAGATTTGGGATATGCAGGTTAGTGAAGATGGGATCTTACCAGCACTAAGGTTGAGCTACGGTCATTTGCCTTCCCATTTAAAACAATGCTTTGCTTTTTGTGCCATATTTCCGAAGGATTATGAAATGGAAAAGGATTTGTTGATTCAACTATGGATGGCCAATGGATTCATTCCATCTGGTGGAAGAAAGGAGTTGGAGGACAAGGGGCATGAGATTTTTAATGAGTTGGCTTCGAGATCTTTCTTTCAGGACATCAAGGAAGTTGAGGGACATGCCGGGTTCTACGGATTTTTTGTATGCAGCCGTGAAGTTTATTACATAACAACTTGCAAGATGCATGACCTCACGCACGACCTGGCAAAATCCATTACGGGAAATGAATGCCTCAACATAGTGgaacctgccatgttggaagatgtaTCTAGGAAAACCCGTCACTTGGGTACATCTGGGCATCTCACATGGAACATCCATCGGACCTTGAATACTTCTCCAAATATTCGCACTCTATTGTCCTCATTATCAACGACACGGAGTAATCGTACTATAGTGACTGCGGATTCATCAAAGCCTAGGTCGTTGAGAGCATTGGCTCTAGATGATTATAAGATTAGACGATTGCCTATTTCAATTGGATTTCTGAAACACCTAAGATACCTGGACCTCTCTTGTACTGGTATAGAAGCATTACCTGATGCCACCACCACACTTCTCAATCTACAAACTCTGAAACTCTCTAATTGCGACGAACTACGTAAGCTGCCCGAAGACATGAGAAATATGAGTAACCTGAGGCATCTTTACATTGACGGATGTGATAATCTGAAGCAGCTGCCAGCAGGTATAGGGCAATTAAGCAGCCTGCGAACATTGACGAAATACATTGTAGGCAATGATGCTGGAAGGCGTATAGGTGAGTTGAATAGCTTAGATCTCGGTGGCTTTCTAGAGCTGTATAACCTGAGGAATGTGAGGGATGCAGCAGATGCTAAAGAAGCCAATCTCAGTTCCAAACATAACCTTCGCTCATTAATATTGTGCTGGGATATGATTGCATGGGATGATTCTTGTTATAGATCAAGTGCCCCTGATGTTTGTAAGGATGTTTTGCATGTACGAAATGCTGAAGAGGTTTTGGAAGCCCTTAGGCCTCATGATGGCTTAAAGCTATTGGCAATATGGCGCTATGGGGGCGACAGATTTCCAACGTGGATGATGGACTCTCTGTTACtgcaaaatttaattgaaatcCATCTGGGAGCTTGCGCAGGTTGCGACCATCTCCCACCTTTATGGCAGCTACCTGTACttaaatttctctacttgattaaGATGGGTAGCGTCAGGCATCTCTGCAGCAGCACCATCTACGGCAATGCAAGTAATGGCACACTGCAAGCATTCCCCTCACTAGAGAGACTGGTGTTGCACACGATGCAGAGCTTGAAGGAGTGGTCAGAGGATGAAAAAACTGTGGAGGTCATGCTAGTTTTCCCTCATCTTGCTGAGCTTAAGATCATTAATTGCCCAAATTTGATGACCATACCAAAATTACCATCTCTCAAAAGTTTATCAATGAAAGGAACCAATAAGCAGTTGGGCTTGGTCCATAGTCTGACCGCACTATCTTCGCTTGAAATTGAAGTCGATAAAACGAGCAATGGTACAGAGTCTCCTCCTCTTGCTCAGGAAAAAAAAATGTTTTTCAGGGATTTTAGATCTCTTGAAAATTTAACTATCACGGCATCTGAGGATCTGGCaccattgctggaggaggaggagatggaagGGCTGAGCTCATCCCTACATCATTTGGAGGTTGGAAGATGCAACTGGTTGTTTTCATCATCGCAGCAGGCATCATCACCTTTGGGGTTTTGGAAGAACCTGACTTCTCTCCAGTCTTTAGATATCCATCATTGTGATGATCTAGTCTACTGGCCGGAGGAGGAGTTCCGTGGCTTGAACTCACTGAAGAGTTTAACCATCTGGTATTGCAACAAGTTGGTTGGCCCATTATCCTCGTCATCATCGGGGGATGGAGAGCTCCTACCAAACCTGGAAGAGCTGAATGTCTGCCGCTGTGATGTTCTGCTGGAATTGCCCAAGTTGCCTGCTACCCTCAGAGAATTGCTTGTTCAGCACTGCCCCAAATTCAATTCCATGACGGAAGGCCTGCGACATTCCACCGCTCTCAACCGCATATACATTACTGACTGTCCAAGCCTGAGGTCTCTGCCGGAAGGGATTGAGCAGCTCACCGCACTCAAGTATCTGGTAATCTGTCGTTGCAGCAATTTGTCATATCTGCCGCAAGGGATGCAGGGCCTCACGGCACTGAAGGGGCTGAATATTGGTGAATGCCCTCGGCTGTCATCACTACCCGAAGGTCTCCAACAACGACTCCCCGGCCTTCAGCGTCTGAGAATTGAGGGGTGCCCCAACCTAGAGAGACAATATGCGAAAGGAGGCCGGTATTGGGACCTGATCTCACGCATCCCCGTTACCGGAACACTATCTGAGAGTAGGAGCAACTTCAGCACATTCCCTCCTTCCTTTTCTTGCTTTTGA